The following proteins are co-located in the Candidatus Planktophila lacus genome:
- a CDS encoding glycerol-3-phosphate dehydrogenase/oxidase, translating into MFDSQLNPAQRIAALKSLASDEFDVLIIGGGVTGVGSALDAASRGLKVALVENQDIAAGTSSRSSKLIHGGLRYLEQYDFKLVREALHERELMVSSLAPHLVKPVGFLYPLHEKYRERTYVGAGLALYDVLRGFQRALPWHKHLSEKKIATTAPSLRGDLINGAIKYFDAQVDDARHTLAVARTAARHGAIIATRVQCEELVRDGKRVVGAKVRDLNSGKKITVSAKVTVMCAGVWSDELHEKFGIKPGYKVAMSKGAHIVLPKSAIKSEAGIILKTSVSVLFIIPWADKWIVGTTDTPYKADRTNPVATKEDVEYIIDQANRVLHPKIDAADILGVYAGLRPLVANAAGATTTKLSREHTVDRPVPGFVSIAGGKYTTYRVMGKDVIDLAVNDLRRIVAESITEKLPAIGADGYFALVQQSAQLAQMSGLAQTTITHLLDRYGSLINEIFEIIDADKKMAEPLTPELAYLKAEIIYAVTHEGAQSVDDVLSRRTRIAFEASDGGEAIAATVATLIAPILGWDAAAKKASVSEFTNHLKNERAALDKLLTRTR; encoded by the coding sequence ATGTTTGATTCGCAGTTAAATCCTGCGCAACGTATCGCCGCCCTTAAGTCTTTGGCATCAGATGAATTCGATGTACTAATTATTGGCGGGGGAGTCACGGGTGTTGGTTCAGCGTTAGATGCCGCATCACGCGGATTGAAAGTAGCTCTAGTAGAAAACCAAGATATTGCAGCCGGTACATCAAGCCGCTCAAGCAAGTTGATTCACGGTGGACTTCGCTATCTAGAACAATATGATTTTAAGTTAGTTCGCGAAGCGTTGCATGAGCGCGAGTTAATGGTTTCCTCGCTAGCACCACATTTAGTTAAGCCTGTTGGATTCTTATATCCGCTCCATGAAAAGTATCGCGAACGCACGTATGTCGGTGCAGGTCTTGCTCTCTACGATGTGCTCCGCGGTTTTCAGCGCGCACTTCCTTGGCATAAACATTTAAGCGAGAAGAAAATCGCAACCACCGCGCCATCTTTACGTGGCGATCTGATTAATGGTGCAATCAAGTACTTTGACGCTCAGGTAGACGATGCTCGTCACACCTTGGCTGTTGCACGTACTGCAGCGCGCCACGGAGCAATTATCGCTACCCGCGTTCAGTGCGAAGAGCTAGTTCGCGATGGAAAGCGCGTAGTTGGCGCGAAGGTTCGCGACCTTAACTCTGGCAAGAAGATAACTGTTAGCGCGAAGGTAACTGTGATGTGCGCTGGTGTTTGGAGCGATGAGCTCCATGAGAAATTTGGAATCAAACCTGGATATAAAGTCGCCATGAGTAAAGGCGCACATATCGTGTTGCCAAAGAGCGCGATTAAATCTGAGGCCGGAATAATCCTGAAAACTTCAGTTTCAGTCCTATTTATTATTCCTTGGGCCGATAAATGGATTGTTGGTACAACAGATACTCCATATAAGGCAGATCGCACCAACCCGGTCGCCACTAAAGAAGATGTTGAATACATAATTGATCAGGCAAATCGCGTGTTACATCCCAAGATTGATGCCGCTGACATTCTCGGTGTTTATGCTGGCTTGCGTCCGCTGGTGGCAAACGCAGCAGGAGCCACAACCACAAAACTCTCACGCGAACACACCGTCGATCGCCCAGTCCCAGGATTTGTAAGTATCGCCGGCGGCAAGTACACCACCTATCGCGTTATGGGTAAGGATGTTATTGATCTAGCCGTTAACGATCTACGTCGCATCGTTGCCGAATCAATTACCGAGAAATTACCTGCAATTGGCGCTGATGGTTACTTTGCTTTGGTGCAACAGAGTGCGCAGTTGGCACAGATGAGCGGCTTAGCGCAAACAACAATTACTCATCTCCTAGATCGCTACGGATCGCTAATTAACGAAATATTTGAAATCATCGACGCAGATAAGAAGATGGCAGAACCGCTCACGCCAGAACTTGCCTATCTAAAAGCAGAGATCATTTATGCAGTAACCCATGAGGGAGCACAGAGCGTTGATGATGTTCTCTCTCGCCGCACGCGAATTGCATTTGAAGCAAGCGATGGCGGCGAAGCGATTGCCGCAACAGTTGCCACACTGATCGCTCCGATATTGGGTTGGGATGCCGCGGCGAAGAAAGCGTCCGTTTCTGAATTTACAAACCATTTAAAGAACGAACGAGCTGCGCTAGATAAATTGCTTACTCGTACCCGCTAA
- a CDS encoding glycoside hydrolase family 25 protein, with amino-acid sequence MKKIISVLVMSLALFSIQTVSSNAATSKLSLTVLQTPGGEEPVVTLYGNLKPAKSAVKVEIQIQLNGKWQDTRFQTRTARVGTWKVVAVATALNAQVKYRAKVKIGSKSIYSNIREITVRSVPEISSASSTVMIDQLGPGGRIHGSDVSRWQHPNGAPIDFVKKYSAGMRFVMIKASDSRDEADALALKYVIMDRLAAQAAGMYTGFYHYAVLPDVKTDAEVITDAQTQAQKVIWRLGALGGYNDRDLPYALDLENNCVRLSGKTCARYLPKAQITLWAKTFLKVLREKTDRMPILYSYPSFLEGAMVRDNELRQYPLWLAQYGIDPADPLGQPGLKEGGCYVHSWTAANCSSQWIIWQYSSCGIAPKYGVPGSRLDLNVFRGEPSAFLDLVKGSWFPEVVDQMPINETSTLVFKNLKFTTSDKPVTLEVDVTRPDGKPVVTGTVRFYTNSDNPIEPKPVQTVVRSTSGSWKLTIKGIPAGTWTGRIGFKDATGTHAESRSPITLSILPGDPNLPTPTPKPTVAPTKKPTTDGCRNQIKN; translated from the coding sequence TTGAAAAAAATAATTTCGGTGCTTGTCATGAGCCTTGCGCTCTTCTCAATTCAAACTGTTTCAAGTAACGCTGCTACCTCAAAGTTGAGCCTGACCGTCCTTCAAACTCCGGGTGGAGAAGAACCAGTTGTCACTCTCTACGGAAATCTAAAGCCGGCAAAATCTGCGGTAAAGGTAGAGATCCAGATCCAGTTAAATGGCAAATGGCAAGATACGAGATTTCAAACTAGAACAGCGCGGGTGGGAACTTGGAAAGTTGTCGCTGTTGCGACCGCGCTAAATGCCCAAGTTAAATATCGCGCCAAGGTAAAAATAGGCTCAAAGAGTATTTACTCAAATATCCGTGAGATAACAGTGCGCTCTGTTCCTGAAATTTCTAGCGCTTCATCAACAGTAATGATTGATCAGCTCGGTCCAGGCGGGCGAATCCATGGCTCTGATGTAAGTCGATGGCAACATCCGAATGGCGCACCGATTGATTTTGTTAAGAAGTACAGCGCTGGAATGCGCTTTGTAATGATCAAAGCATCGGATTCTCGCGATGAAGCAGATGCGCTTGCCTTGAAATATGTGATCATGGATAGATTGGCGGCGCAGGCTGCAGGAATGTATACCGGTTTCTACCATTATGCGGTTTTGCCAGATGTAAAGACAGATGCTGAAGTAATAACTGATGCGCAAACCCAAGCTCAGAAAGTTATCTGGCGCCTCGGCGCACTTGGCGGCTACAACGATCGCGACCTTCCTTATGCGCTTGATTTAGAGAATAACTGTGTGCGCCTGTCTGGGAAAACTTGTGCCAGATATCTACCAAAGGCGCAGATAACTCTCTGGGCAAAAACTTTCCTTAAAGTGCTGCGCGAAAAAACCGACCGTATGCCAATCTTGTATTCATACCCGAGCTTCTTGGAAGGTGCGATGGTCCGTGATAACGAGCTGCGCCAATATCCACTCTGGCTGGCGCAATATGGAATTGATCCCGCCGATCCACTTGGACAACCTGGGCTTAAGGAAGGCGGTTGCTATGTGCACTCTTGGACCGCTGCTAACTGCTCATCACAATGGATCATCTGGCAATACTCTTCCTGCGGTATCGCACCAAAGTATGGAGTTCCCGGATCGCGCCTTGATTTAAATGTATTCCGAGGCGAGCCAAGCGCCTTCTTAGATTTGGTCAAGGGAAGTTGGTTTCCCGAAGTAGTTGATCAAATGCCAATCAATGAAACAAGCACATTGGTATTTAAGAATTTGAAATTTACGACCAGTGATAAACCTGTGACGTTAGAAGTTGATGTAACTCGCCCAGATGGCAAACCAGTTGTGACAGGAACGGTTCGTTTCTATACCAACTCTGATAATCCAATCGAACCTAAGCCAGTTCAGACGGTGGTTAGATCAACTAGCGGATCTTGGAAGCTAACTATTAAGGGAATACCTGCGGGAACATGGACCGGGCGAATCGGATTTAAAGATGCAACTGGTACCCACGCAGAAAGTCGATCACCAATTACGCTATCGATTTTGCCGGGAGATCCAAACCTACCAACACCTACTCCGAAGCCAACTGTTGCTCCTACAAAGAAGCCAACTACTGATGGATGCAGGAATCAGATTAAGAATTAG